In Kocuria turfanensis, a single genomic region encodes these proteins:
- a CDS encoding DUF2254 domain-containing protein: MSTSSRSETLRARLWFWPAVAGAASALLTLLLTTVRPAPGTAWATAVWPGGQDAASTVLQVVATSIMTATTLTFSLTVVALQLASQQFSPRLLREFARDAKIQAVLAVLVSTFVIALTGLAGMGSEAPLPVLVPALTLVMGLVSAGALVMFLGHIVRSLRVDSMMVAVHEQAAATVAEAYLDYEDRSKEPAPGLPGPEGGTLLRAKRSGFVQAIRPGPLVEACAEHGLFLLLGVRPGDHVTEGTPLGSVWTDDGAPAAAGDVLDEAVAQAVEVGFERTLEHDAALGLRQLTDIAVKAISPSVNDPITAHAIGYCTDLLARLQHRKLGPQQHVDAAGTVRLVTPDRDHRYYLDLVCAPIRRFGAGEPLVLTALLRMLRACAATARDDTQHAQIAHQTELLLQSMDPGLIDSDAEEVREFAGRVHLALSGDLDDAFRDRAGETRSV; the protein is encoded by the coding sequence ATGAGCACCAGCAGCAGGTCCGAGACGCTGCGGGCCAGACTGTGGTTCTGGCCGGCCGTGGCCGGCGCGGCGTCGGCGCTGCTCACCCTGCTGCTCACGACCGTGCGCCCGGCACCGGGCACGGCGTGGGCGACGGCCGTGTGGCCGGGCGGGCAGGACGCGGCGAGCACGGTGCTGCAGGTCGTGGCCACCTCGATCATGACCGCCACCACGCTGACCTTCTCCCTGACCGTGGTGGCCCTGCAGCTGGCGTCCCAGCAGTTCTCCCCCCGGCTGCTGCGCGAGTTCGCCCGCGACGCCAAGATCCAGGCGGTGCTGGCGGTCCTGGTCTCCACCTTCGTGATCGCCCTGACCGGGCTGGCCGGGATGGGCTCCGAGGCGCCGCTGCCGGTGCTGGTGCCGGCCCTGACCCTGGTGATGGGTCTGGTCTCGGCGGGTGCCCTCGTGATGTTCCTGGGCCACATCGTCCGGTCCCTGCGGGTGGACTCGATGATGGTCGCCGTCCACGAGCAGGCGGCCGCGACCGTGGCCGAGGCCTACCTGGACTACGAGGACCGCTCCAAGGAACCGGCTCCCGGGCTGCCCGGGCCCGAGGGCGGGACCCTGCTGCGCGCGAAGCGCAGCGGGTTCGTCCAGGCCATCCGCCCGGGCCCGCTCGTGGAGGCCTGCGCCGAGCACGGGCTGTTCCTCCTGCTCGGCGTCCGTCCGGGCGACCACGTCACCGAGGGCACACCCCTGGGCAGCGTCTGGACGGACGACGGCGCCCCTGCTGCCGCCGGGGACGTGCTGGACGAGGCCGTGGCGCAGGCGGTGGAGGTCGGGTTCGAGCGCACCCTCGAGCACGACGCGGCCCTGGGACTGCGCCAGCTGACCGACATCGCGGTCAAGGCGATCTCCCCCTCGGTCAACGACCCGATCACCGCCCACGCCATCGGCTACTGCACCGACCTCCTCGCCCGGCTGCAGCACCGCAAGCTCGGACCTCAGCAGCACGTGGACGCCGCCGGCACCGTGCGGCTGGTCACCCCGGACCGGGACCACCGCTACTACCTGGACCTGGTGTGCGCCCCGATCCGCCGCTTCGGCGCCGGCGAACCCCTGGTGCTCACCGCCCTGCTGCGCATGCTCCGGGCGTGCGCGGCCACCGCCCGCGACGACACCCAGCACGCGCAGATCGCCCACCAGACCGAGCTGCTGCTGCAGAGCATGGACCCCGGGCTCATCGACTCCGACGCCGAGGAGGTCCGCGAGTTCGCCGGCCGGGTCCACCTCGCCCTGTCCGGGGACCTCGACGACGCCTTCCGCGACCGGGCCGGCGAAACCCGCTCCGTCTGA
- a CDS encoding hemerythrin domain-containing protein, with product MTQSIADQTVAELGGRLSVLTRQQKDHIELDRLLRRLDGAEATDQGQVLLRIYRLVFPHAFAEESVLWPVMRRVLPDGHELTLQVEQEHQEVNELVTALEALDADDPQRETVLGRLVEVLREDVRDEEDELLPRLQQLLRPGQLRGLGLAWEVVRRTAPTRAHPVVARRPPGNVIAALPLSVLDRLRDLVDAAVLRGPGRGAPALRSVSTGLAALAHRIEGLPVMRRGEDPSTGRAEL from the coding sequence ATGACGCAATCCATCGCCGACCAGACCGTCGCCGAGCTGGGCGGGCGGCTGAGCGTGCTGACCCGACAGCAGAAGGACCACATCGAGCTCGACCGGCTGCTGCGGCGGCTGGACGGGGCCGAGGCCACCGACCAGGGGCAGGTGCTGCTGCGGATCTACCGCCTGGTGTTCCCGCACGCCTTCGCCGAGGAGTCCGTGCTGTGGCCGGTGATGCGCCGGGTCCTGCCCGACGGGCACGAGCTGACGCTGCAGGTGGAGCAGGAGCACCAGGAGGTCAACGAGCTCGTCACCGCCCTCGAGGCTCTGGACGCCGACGACCCGCAGCGGGAGACGGTGCTGGGCCGGCTGGTCGAGGTGCTGCGCGAGGACGTGCGCGACGAGGAGGACGAGCTGCTGCCCCGGCTGCAGCAGCTGTTGCGCCCCGGGCAGCTGCGCGGGCTGGGCCTGGCCTGGGAAGTGGTCCGCCGCACCGCCCCCACCCGCGCCCACCCCGTCGTGGCCCGGCGCCCGCCCGGCAACGTGATCGCGGCCCTGCCGCTGTCGGTGCTCGACCGGTTGCGGGACCTCGTGGACGCAGCGGTGCTCCGGGGGCCCGGACGCGGCGCACCGGCCCTGCGCTCGGTCAGCACCGGCCTGGCCGCTCTGGCCCACCGGATCGAGGGCCTGCCCGTGATGCGCCGGGGCGAGGACCCCTCCACCGGTCGAGCCGAGCTCTGA
- a CDS encoding YwaF family protein, whose protein sequence is MPSEDVFVPYGPTHWAALGVCALGAVVVVGLGRRLRGARAEVLFSRVFAAVLAGYAVAMLVYRWLPENFDVHISLPVHLSDLAWMVAVVALWTRAHWAFALTYYWGLTLNPQAMLTPALDSPDFPHIDFIDLWVQHILVLWAALYLTWGRGDRVHWHSYRLALAVTVAWAVVMFGLNSRLGTNYGFLNGKPDNPSILDVFGPWPWYLLVEFLIVTAAWALITWPWTARRPGRARTRVGAAGRDGAGAGH, encoded by the coding sequence GTGCCGAGCGAGGACGTCTTCGTGCCCTACGGCCCGACGCACTGGGCCGCCCTGGGCGTCTGCGCCCTCGGCGCCGTGGTCGTCGTGGGCCTCGGCCGCCGCCTGCGGGGTGCACGAGCCGAGGTGCTCTTCTCCCGGGTGTTCGCCGCGGTCCTGGCCGGATATGCGGTGGCGATGCTCGTCTACCGGTGGCTGCCGGAGAACTTCGACGTCCACATCTCCCTGCCCGTCCATCTCTCGGATCTGGCATGGATGGTAGCCGTCGTCGCCCTGTGGACCCGCGCCCACTGGGCGTTCGCCCTGACCTACTACTGGGGGCTGACCCTCAACCCGCAGGCCATGCTCACCCCGGCCCTCGACTCGCCGGACTTCCCGCACATCGACTTCATCGACCTCTGGGTCCAGCACATCCTCGTGCTCTGGGCGGCCCTGTACCTGACGTGGGGCCGCGGGGACCGCGTGCACTGGCACAGCTATCGCCTGGCTCTGGCCGTCACTGTGGCATGGGCGGTGGTGATGTTCGGGCTCAACAGCCGGCTGGGAACCAATTACGGCTTCCTCAACGGAAAGCCGGACAACCCCTCGATCCTCGACGTGTTCGGGCCCTGGCCGTGGTACCTGCTGGTGGAGTTCCTGATCGTGACCGCGGCGTGGGCGCTCATCACCTGGCCGTGGACAGCTCGGCGACCGGGCAGGGCCAGGACCCGGGTCGGCGCAGCAGGCCGGGACGGCGCGGGCGCGGGGCACTGA
- a CDS encoding helix-turn-helix domain-containing protein, whose product MTSTTDASDAGTPSPPTPATPGPLAPEPRVTERPAWTLLTNHGHVLLAVAQSQDARVAEIAAQVGITTRATLAILKDLEDAAYLTRRRVGRRSHYTVDTHQHFRHPATAAHEVGELLAIFADPAHP is encoded by the coding sequence ATGACCTCCACCACCGACGCCTCCGACGCCGGCACCCCGTCACCTCCCACTCCCGCGACTCCCGGTCCGCTCGCACCGGAACCGAGGGTGACCGAACGCCCCGCCTGGACGTTGCTGACCAACCACGGGCACGTCCTGCTGGCCGTGGCCCAGTCCCAGGACGCCCGGGTCGCCGAGATCGCCGCCCAGGTGGGCATCACCACTCGGGCGACCCTGGCCATCCTCAAGGACCTCGAGGACGCGGCCTACCTCACCCGGCGCCGGGTCGGCCGGCGCAGCCACTACACCGTGGACACCCACCAGCACTTCCGCCATCCAGCCACCGCCGCCCACGAAGTGGGGGAACTGCTGGCGATCTTCGCCGATCCTGCCCACCCCTGA